A portion of the Lolium rigidum isolate FL_2022 chromosome 1, APGP_CSIRO_Lrig_0.1, whole genome shotgun sequence genome contains these proteins:
- the LOC124708756 gene encoding uncharacterized protein LOC124708756 isoform X1, giving the protein MYLSFNQSVAGNKMKMSVPVVLLITLLFAIDPLPSEAHNVKGHLLKSKTFRSPPILLAPGSVSDKYHYDMDFPQGHLAIKSFDAEVVDENGVSVPLHETYLHHWVVEPYYALKNSHSADSEKLPKAVPGGNDGVCSTLGQFFGLGSETRRTATWVPDPYGIEVGNPEKAPEGYEQKWLLNIHAIDTRGVVDKPSCAECRCDFYNVTVDEFGRTIPKNYTGGLYCCYDQTQCEVKQGFNGETRKLFLQYKVTWLDWTDAVVPVKIYIFDVTDTSLLDGTTDSCKIEYQVEECTAVNRANDCCIHIKTSRAVLPRGGDIVFGAAHQHSGGSGSSLYGQDGHLLCESLPTYGTGQEAGNEANYIVGMSTCYPKPGSIKVSDGEVLTVVSNYSSDRQHTGVMGLFYILVAEPQQPAPAPSLCFSFPAKWCLPAWISRNM; this is encoded by the exons ATGTATCTTTCATTCAATCAATCCGTCG CTGGTAACAAGATGAAAATGTCCGTGCCTGTTGTGCTGCTCATTACGCTCCTATTTGCTATTGATCCCCTACCTTCTGAAGCCCATAATGTAAAAGGTCATCTATTGAAATCAAAGACGTTCCGTTCTCCGCCAATCTTACTGGCCCCTGGATCAGTCTCAGACAAGTACCACTATGACATGGACTTCCCTCAAGGTCACCTTGCTATCAAGAGCTTTGATGCAGAGGTTGTCGATGAGAACGGCGTCTCTGTCCCACTCCATGAGACTTACCTGCATCACTGGGTGGTGGAACCATACTATGCTTTGAAGAACAGCCATAGTGCCGATTCGGAAAAGCTTCCGAAGGCGGTACCTGGAGGGAATGATGGAGTGTGCTCCACACTAGGCCAGTTCTTCGGCCTTGGTTCCGAGACCCGCCGCACCGCCACATGGGTTCCTGATCCTTACGGGATAGAAGTTGGCAATCCGGAGAAGGCGCCTGAAGGTTATGAGCAGAAATGGTTGCTCAACATTCATGCCATCGACACGAGGGGCGTGGTCGACAAACCTAGCTGCGCCGAGTGCAGGTGTGACTTCTACAACGttacagttgatgagtttgggcgCACGATCCCGAAGAACTACACAGGTGGGTTGTATTGCTGCTATGATCAGACGCAGTGTGAGGTGAAACAAGGGTTCAATGGCGAGACGCGGAAGCTGTTCTTGCAGTACAAGGTGACGTGGCTCGACTGGACTGATGCGGTGGTGCCTGTCAAGATTTACATATTTGACGTTACCGACACCTCTCTGCTGGATGGAACTACTGATTCTTGCAAG ATCGAGTATCAAGTCGAGGAATGCACCGCGGTAAACCGAGCCAACGATTGTTGCATCCATATTAAGACTTCTAGAGCGGTCTTACCGCGTGGGGGAGATATCGTGTTCGGTGCTGCGCACCAGCACTCTGGTGGAAGCGGTTCTTCTTTGTATGGCCAG GACGGACACCTTCTATGCGAATCTCTTCCGACCTACGGTACAGGGCAGGAGGCAGGGAACGAGGCGAACTACATCGTCGGCATGTCGACATGCTACCCTAAACCAGGCTCCATCAAGGTCAGCGACGGCGAGGTGCTGACCGTCGTGTCCAACTACAGCAGCGACCGCCAGCACACCGGCGTTATGGGCCTGTTCTACATCCTCGTGGCCGAGCCGCAGCAGCCGGCTCCTGCACCATCCCTCTGCTTCAGTTTCCCAGCCAAAT GGTGCTTACCGGCATGGATCTCCAGAAACATGTGA
- the LOC124708756 gene encoding uncharacterized protein LOC124708756 isoform X3 produces the protein MKMSVPVVLLITLLFAIDPLPSEAHNVKGHLLKSKTFRSPPILLAPGSVSDKYHYDMDFPQGHLAIKSFDAEVVDENGVSVPLHETYLHHWVVEPYYALKNSHSADSEKLPKAVPGGNDGVCSTLGQFFGLGSETRRTATWVPDPYGIEVGNPEKAPEGYEQKWLLNIHAIDTRGVVDKPSCAECRCDFYNVTVDEFGRTIPKNYTGGLYCCYDQTQCEVKQGFNGETRKLFLQYKVTWLDWTDAVVPVKIYIFDVTDTSLLDGTTDSCKIEYQVEECTAVNRANDCCIHIKTSRAVLPRGGDIVFGAAHQHSGGSGSSLYGQDGHLLCESLPTYGTGQEAGNEANYIVGMSTCYPKPGSIKVSDGEVLTVVSNYSSDRQHTGVMGLFYILVAEPQQPAPAPSLCFSFPAKWCLPAWISRNM, from the exons ATGAAAATGTCCGTGCCTGTTGTGCTGCTCATTACGCTCCTATTTGCTATTGATCCCCTACCTTCTGAAGCCCATAATGTAAAAGGTCATCTATTGAAATCAAAGACGTTCCGTTCTCCGCCAATCTTACTGGCCCCTGGATCAGTCTCAGACAAGTACCACTATGACATGGACTTCCCTCAAGGTCACCTTGCTATCAAGAGCTTTGATGCAGAGGTTGTCGATGAGAACGGCGTCTCTGTCCCACTCCATGAGACTTACCTGCATCACTGGGTGGTGGAACCATACTATGCTTTGAAGAACAGCCATAGTGCCGATTCGGAAAAGCTTCCGAAGGCGGTACCTGGAGGGAATGATGGAGTGTGCTCCACACTAGGCCAGTTCTTCGGCCTTGGTTCCGAGACCCGCCGCACCGCCACATGGGTTCCTGATCCTTACGGGATAGAAGTTGGCAATCCGGAGAAGGCGCCTGAAGGTTATGAGCAGAAATGGTTGCTCAACATTCATGCCATCGACACGAGGGGCGTGGTCGACAAACCTAGCTGCGCCGAGTGCAGGTGTGACTTCTACAACGttacagttgatgagtttgggcgCACGATCCCGAAGAACTACACAGGTGGGTTGTATTGCTGCTATGATCAGACGCAGTGTGAGGTGAAACAAGGGTTCAATGGCGAGACGCGGAAGCTGTTCTTGCAGTACAAGGTGACGTGGCTCGACTGGACTGATGCGGTGGTGCCTGTCAAGATTTACATATTTGACGTTACCGACACCTCTCTGCTGGATGGAACTACTGATTCTTGCAAG ATCGAGTATCAAGTCGAGGAATGCACCGCGGTAAACCGAGCCAACGATTGTTGCATCCATATTAAGACTTCTAGAGCGGTCTTACCGCGTGGGGGAGATATCGTGTTCGGTGCTGCGCACCAGCACTCTGGTGGAAGCGGTTCTTCTTTGTATGGCCAG GACGGACACCTTCTATGCGAATCTCTTCCGACCTACGGTACAGGGCAGGAGGCAGGGAACGAGGCGAACTACATCGTCGGCATGTCGACATGCTACCCTAAACCAGGCTCCATCAAGGTCAGCGACGGCGAGGTGCTGACCGTCGTGTCCAACTACAGCAGCGACCGCCAGCACACCGGCGTTATGGGCCTGTTCTACATCCTCGTGGCCGAGCCGCAGCAGCCGGCTCCTGCACCATCCCTCTGCTTCAGTTTCCCAGCCAAAT GGTGCTTACCGGCATGGATCTCCAGAAACATGTGA
- the LOC124708756 gene encoding uncharacterized protein LOC124708756 isoform X2, with product MPPMSGNKMKMSVPVVLLITLLFAIDPLPSEAHNVKGHLLKSKTFRSPPILLAPGSVSDKYHYDMDFPQGHLAIKSFDAEVVDENGVSVPLHETYLHHWVVEPYYALKNSHSADSEKLPKAVPGGNDGVCSTLGQFFGLGSETRRTATWVPDPYGIEVGNPEKAPEGYEQKWLLNIHAIDTRGVVDKPSCAECRCDFYNVTVDEFGRTIPKNYTGGLYCCYDQTQCEVKQGFNGETRKLFLQYKVTWLDWTDAVVPVKIYIFDVTDTSLLDGTTDSCKIEYQVEECTAVNRANDCCIHIKTSRAVLPRGGDIVFGAAHQHSGGSGSSLYGQDGHLLCESLPTYGTGQEAGNEANYIVGMSTCYPKPGSIKVSDGEVLTVVSNYSSDRQHTGVMGLFYILVAEPQQPAPAPSLCFSFPAKWCLPAWISRNM from the exons ATGCCGCCTATGT CTGGTAACAAGATGAAAATGTCCGTGCCTGTTGTGCTGCTCATTACGCTCCTATTTGCTATTGATCCCCTACCTTCTGAAGCCCATAATGTAAAAGGTCATCTATTGAAATCAAAGACGTTCCGTTCTCCGCCAATCTTACTGGCCCCTGGATCAGTCTCAGACAAGTACCACTATGACATGGACTTCCCTCAAGGTCACCTTGCTATCAAGAGCTTTGATGCAGAGGTTGTCGATGAGAACGGCGTCTCTGTCCCACTCCATGAGACTTACCTGCATCACTGGGTGGTGGAACCATACTATGCTTTGAAGAACAGCCATAGTGCCGATTCGGAAAAGCTTCCGAAGGCGGTACCTGGAGGGAATGATGGAGTGTGCTCCACACTAGGCCAGTTCTTCGGCCTTGGTTCCGAGACCCGCCGCACCGCCACATGGGTTCCTGATCCTTACGGGATAGAAGTTGGCAATCCGGAGAAGGCGCCTGAAGGTTATGAGCAGAAATGGTTGCTCAACATTCATGCCATCGACACGAGGGGCGTGGTCGACAAACCTAGCTGCGCCGAGTGCAGGTGTGACTTCTACAACGttacagttgatgagtttgggcgCACGATCCCGAAGAACTACACAGGTGGGTTGTATTGCTGCTATGATCAGACGCAGTGTGAGGTGAAACAAGGGTTCAATGGCGAGACGCGGAAGCTGTTCTTGCAGTACAAGGTGACGTGGCTCGACTGGACTGATGCGGTGGTGCCTGTCAAGATTTACATATTTGACGTTACCGACACCTCTCTGCTGGATGGAACTACTGATTCTTGCAAG ATCGAGTATCAAGTCGAGGAATGCACCGCGGTAAACCGAGCCAACGATTGTTGCATCCATATTAAGACTTCTAGAGCGGTCTTACCGCGTGGGGGAGATATCGTGTTCGGTGCTGCGCACCAGCACTCTGGTGGAAGCGGTTCTTCTTTGTATGGCCAG GACGGACACCTTCTATGCGAATCTCTTCCGACCTACGGTACAGGGCAGGAGGCAGGGAACGAGGCGAACTACATCGTCGGCATGTCGACATGCTACCCTAAACCAGGCTCCATCAAGGTCAGCGACGGCGAGGTGCTGACCGTCGTGTCCAACTACAGCAGCGACCGCCAGCACACCGGCGTTATGGGCCTGTTCTACATCCTCGTGGCCGAGCCGCAGCAGCCGGCTCCTGCACCATCCCTCTGCTTCAGTTTCCCAGCCAAAT GGTGCTTACCGGCATGGATCTCCAGAAACATGTGA